In Alkalihalobacterium alkalinitrilicum, a genomic segment contains:
- a CDS encoding iron-sulfur cluster biosynthesis family protein, whose amino-acid sequence MNVTITPKAARFYKHEVLTEKHQSLRLFVRVGGVGSGGFSVGVIIEEPDHNSFQIEIEGVTFFINGDDTWYFNGMTIDYNEDLNMMIFNNPQFEDIYHPEQ is encoded by the coding sequence ATGAATGTAACAATTACACCAAAAGCGGCACGTTTTTACAAACATGAAGTTCTAACAGAAAAACATCAATCATTACGACTTTTTGTACGAGTTGGGGGGGTTGGCTCAGGTGGTTTTTCAGTTGGTGTTATTATAGAAGAACCAGATCATAATTCTTTTCAGATTGAAATAGAGGGTGTTACATTTTTTATAAACGGAGATGACACCTGGTATTTTAACGGTATGACGATTGATTATAATGAAGATCTAAATATGATGATTTTCAATAATCCACAATTTGAAGACATCTATCATCCTGAACAGTAA
- a CDS encoding DUF2564 family protein, translating to MSEPYNDLKQVEMAIKAAERMVGQATMSMDEDQLQAATEAVQQAKKQYYTAASHQTGVDERFFEISSELIERIDHQLEEAKK from the coding sequence ATGTCAGAGCCGTATAACGATTTAAAACAAGTGGAGATGGCAATTAAAGCTGCAGAGCGTATGGTTGGACAAGCAACTATGAGTATGGATGAAGACCAGTTGCAGGCAGCGACTGAAGCAGTTCAACAAGCAAAGAAGCAATACTATACTGCGGCATCTCATCAAACGGGAGTTGACGAACGTTTCTTTGAAATTTCATCAGAGTTGATTGAGCGTATTGATCATCAACTAGAAGAAGCGAAAAAATAA
- a CDS encoding THUMP domain-containing class I SAM-dependent RNA methyltransferase, producing the protein MDKVTLIATATMGLEALVAKEVRDLGYEDVTVENGRIIYTADPMAICRSNLWLRTADRIKVRIGEFNALSFEELFEKTKALPWADFIPINAEFPVIGKSVKSKLFSVSDCQAIVKKAVVESLKKKYRTDWFKEDGPLYRIEVALHKDVATLTIDASGDGLHKRGYRYRSNQAPLKETLASALIMLTNWKPDKPLIDPFCGSGTLPIEAAMIGQNIAPGFMRKFASEQWSWIGKEMWDQARMEVEDLAKYDQELDILGTDIDHRMIELSEHNAAEAGFTNIIRFKQMQVTDLRSKREYGCVIANPPYGERLGEKEQVAQLYKEMGKIFQEYIPTWSIYVLTSNEQFEELYGKKATKKRKLYNGKIRTDLYQYWGPRPPRVIDTTND; encoded by the coding sequence ATGGATAAAGTAACGTTAATTGCAACAGCGACAATGGGTCTTGAAGCGCTTGTAGCAAAAGAAGTTAGAGATTTGGGATACGAAGATGTAACCGTTGAAAATGGACGTATTATATATACAGCTGATCCGATGGCAATTTGTCGTTCAAACTTATGGCTTAGAACGGCTGATCGAATTAAGGTAAGAATCGGAGAATTTAACGCCCTTAGCTTTGAAGAGTTATTCGAAAAAACGAAAGCACTTCCATGGGCTGACTTTATTCCGATTAATGCTGAATTCCCAGTTATTGGGAAATCAGTAAAATCTAAATTGTTCAGTGTATCAGACTGTCAAGCGATTGTAAAAAAAGCGGTTGTAGAAAGTTTAAAGAAAAAGTATCGTACGGATTGGTTTAAGGAAGATGGACCTCTCTACCGAATCGAGGTAGCGCTTCATAAAGATGTCGCCACTTTAACAATTGATGCGAGTGGTGACGGCTTACATAAACGAGGATATCGTTATCGTTCTAACCAAGCTCCATTAAAGGAAACACTTGCATCTGCACTTATCATGTTGACGAATTGGAAACCAGACAAGCCTTTAATCGATCCATTCTGCGGTTCAGGTACGTTACCAATTGAGGCTGCGATGATCGGACAAAATATAGCTCCAGGATTTATGAGGAAGTTCGCGTCAGAACAATGGTCTTGGATTGGGAAAGAAATGTGGGACCAAGCAAGAATGGAAGTAGAAGACTTGGCGAAATATGACCAAGAATTGGATATACTTGGAACTGACATTGACCATCGCATGATTGAATTATCCGAGCATAATGCAGCTGAGGCTGGGTTTACGAATATTATTCGTTTTAAACAGATGCAGGTGACAGACTTAAGATCAAAAAGAGAATACGGATGCGTAATTGCTAATCCTCCATACGGTGAGCGATTAGGAGAAAAAGAACAAGTCGCACAGTTGTATAAGGAGATGGGGAAAATCTTTCAAGAATATATCCCTACATGGTCAATTTATGTTTTGACTTCTAATGAGCAATTTGAAGAATTATATGGGAAAAAAGCAACGAAAAAACGGAAGTTATATAACGGGAAAATTCGAACAGATCTTTATCAATATTGGGGCCCAAGGCCACCAAGAGTGATCGATACAACAAATGATTAA
- a CDS encoding reverse transcriptase-like protein, with amino-acid sequence MIEVYIDGASAGNPGPSGAGIYINYKDGNEDRYAIPLGELTNHEAEYMALIKALELCKEKGLTTVSFRTDSQLIDQAVEKRYVKKEQYQKLLDEALTYIDQFDLFFLKWIPSNQNKNADELSRQAVRKN; translated from the coding sequence TTGATCGAAGTATACATTGATGGGGCCAGTGCTGGGAATCCAGGTCCATCGGGTGCAGGGATTTATATCAACTATAAAGATGGAAATGAAGACCGTTATGCGATTCCTCTTGGTGAACTAACAAACCATGAAGCAGAATATATGGCCCTCATAAAAGCGTTAGAATTATGTAAAGAAAAAGGGTTAACTACTGTATCATTTCGGACCGATTCGCAATTGATAGATCAGGCAGTCGAAAAGCGCTATGTAAAAAAGGAGCAATATCAAAAGTTATTAGACGAAGCTTTAACATATATTGATCAATTCGATTTATTCTTCCTGAAATGGATTCCGAGTAACCAAAATAAAAATGCCGATGAATTATCTAGACAAGCAGTCAGGAAAAATTAA
- the gpsB gene encoding cell division regulator GpsB has protein sequence MSQFRFTAKDILEKEFKTSLKGYNQDDVDKFLDAIIQDYEKFHEAVERLEQENQQLRREVKRVQEQKPRVPTSTSPVGSTNYDILQRLSNLEKEVFGRKLYE, from the coding sequence ATGAGTCAATTTCGATTTACAGCGAAAGATATTTTAGAGAAAGAATTCAAAACAAGTCTAAAAGGATATAATCAAGATGACGTCGATAAATTTCTAGATGCAATTATCCAAGATTATGAAAAGTTTCATGAAGCCGTTGAACGATTAGAGCAGGAGAATCAGCAACTTCGTCGTGAGGTTAAACGAGTACAAGAACAAAAACCAAGAGTCCCGACATCAACATCTCCTGTCGGAAGTACAAATTATGATATTTTACAACGTCTATCAAACTTGGAAAAAGAAGTTTTTGGTAGAAAGCTATACGAATAA